The Hemicordylus capensis ecotype Gifberg chromosome 5, rHemCap1.1.pri, whole genome shotgun sequence nucleotide sequence ATATCATATGATATCAATATCATATGATATTGAATGCCAGTCactgaggagcagcagctgggttcATGCCCACATGCATCTGGTTGGTCTctatgggaaacagaatgctggacacgatggccaacatccagactaatgaagtgcttgtgcTGTTAATGTTGTGCATGCACTACAGAGGAAGTGCAATTTCTgttgacctccccttccctctgaagccaacagTGACTCATGTgagtatgtccctgaaggctgtgcagaGTCACCGTCAGTTTCAGAGCGAAAGAGAgtatagaatccagaggaaagagttacgaatacgacaaatatttatataccgcttttcaacaaaaggttcgcaaaccggtttacatagacatcagtaaataaataaaatggctccctgtccccaaagggctcactacctaaaaaagaaacataagagagagagaagcaacagccactggagagatgctgtgctggggatggatagggccatttgctctccccctgctaaataaagagaatcaccacttaaaacgttgcctctttgctcaattagcaggggttgtggTATGAGcaggagttgtggtatgcaactacaaggcagtggagtagaatcagggaTATTAGTGGTTTACTGAAATAAACattatttacagaaaggcaagtgcagtctgccttcagtgctcttgctgctggctgtttgttagccccgcctctactccaggactggaatgcaagtaactataaagcaccattcaaaagctggcctggatcaaggaatggattaaccaaaaacaccacagggagATCACCAAAACTCACTCTCTCCCATTGTACATGTGCGGAGTCACTGCACAAGCAACCCATTAGGTCCATCTGGGTATCGGCCAACATATCTTTGACTCAGTAGGATTCTTCAGATGTTCTTACTTACCTGTGTAGATCCTCTACATGTCCCATATATTTTGCAAGGCCCTAAGTCCATGCCTGAGCTGACATGGATGCTGAGTTTTCAAGGTCGTATAGCAATTACCTGAACCATCCATTGCTAGCATGTAAATATATTGGAGAGAAGGGGGTGTTAACACACCCCAGTTTTAATGTCATCTCAAACTACTTGCTATCATTGTTAAGGTGGAAGTTACCTTTCttaaatacgaatatgacaaatatttatataccgcttttcaaccaaaagttctcaaagcggtttccatataaataaataaatacatacataaataaaattgctccttgtccccaaagggctcacaattgtaaatatatatatatatatatatatatatatatatatatatatatatatacacacacacacacacacacacacacacataagatagacaccactagcagccactggaggatgttgtgctgagggtggatagggctggttgctctccccctgataaacaaAGTTTAAAAGAAAGTTTTCTTCTAAAAAGTTTCttctaaaaacttttaattaaaagtttatagaaattgaattattattattattattattattattattattattattaggtgcctctttgctcagttagcaggggacgaaGTAAGACAATCAGAGACTCTTGAAGTAAGAGAATCAGAGAGTGAAAATTTACTTCTCCAAATATTTGCACACtaggcttttcaacaaaagtgctcaaagtagtttacaaagaaaaataaataaataaaatggctccctgtccccagagggctcacaatttaaaaagaaacacaaagtagacaccaccAGGAagtactggaaggatgctgtgctggggttagatagggccagttgctctccccctgctaaatgtaagggaaccaccactttaaagggtgcatcttgctcagttaggagggacATGTATGCAGGAAGGATGATGTAGAGGAATATTTCTTGCTGCTTATGGACCATTATcatattgttaaaattaaaaaaaacattaatagttgttttttaaaaccctggacaaTAGAATATAATAGATTATAGAATCGAAAAACCTGGGCAATAGACTATATAACAGTATAGAAAAACCTGGGCAATAGAATAGAATGAAATACTGACGGTAAAACCCAAGGAGTATACCACATTCATGAAAATAAATGCATTTGAATTTAGTACTATAATGAGCAACCCTGAATTCTCATGTATTTGAGCTCCAGAGTGCAAAAGGTCTAATACAGAGGTTCTTGATTCCCACACATGCGGCAATTCTCCCGTCTGGCAATCCTTCTACGAAGATTCCTCTTGGGCCAAATTACACAATTACACAAATTGAGAGGCCtgcatatttgttgtttttaaatgggaaGAGCCGCAGCAGAGGGCTCTGATCCGATCAGGAATGTGGCAGGAGAAGAGGAGCTTTAAGACTTTGCCCCCACCACGGCCCCCATCTGGATCAGGACCCCACACAgctgttatttacattttaaagaaaTACACATGCAGGCTTCAGTCACACACTTATCATATtttctagcccccccccccaattaggcATATAACTCTTGGCAGGAAGGGAATGAGAAAAGAGGAAACTCaaccttttctttccttcctcaggATTCGAAAAGCATAAACAGACAAGAGAGAGCTCTTCTTTTgtgctctcccccactccccctttaCTGTTGAACTGTGGACTATGGTGAGAGGAAGATGTTGGCCAGGAAGAGCATTATCCCCGAAGAATATGTTCTCGCACGGATTGCTGCCGAGAACCTGGGCAAGCCACGCATACGGGACTGCCCGCGCAAAGCCCGCTTCATCGCCAAGAATGGGGCCTGCAACTTGGCTCACAAGAACATCCGAGAGCAAGGGCGCTTCTTACAAGACATCTTCACCACCCTGGTGGACCTGAAGTGGCGCCACACACTGGTGATCTTCACCACGTCCTTCCTGTGCAGCTGGCTCTTCTTCGCCttggtgtggtggctggtagcTTTTGCTCACGGAGACATGGACCAAAGGTATCCTGGAGACACGGACCAAGCGTGCCCAGTGGATGGAAATGTCAATCAGTGGAAGCCGTGCATTACCTGTGTCAGGTAAAGTGTGGctgaatttcactttggaaaaATGTTGGTTGCACCCAATTatagcacttatttatttatttatttatttatttactgtgttcattcctaattaattaattaattaattttattgatgtgtttttatactgccttccattaaaacaatcttaaggcagtttacaaagcatGTAAAACaacataagactataaaacagttacacaataaaaatattaaattggaatataaaaatacacatctaattacaaggttttttttaaaaaaaaacatacacaatcgGACCCTAAAATACAGAGCCCAAAAATCTTGCTACCTGTTGGGATTTCTAAATCAGCCTTGTTCACATTTTCAGTTCCTTGGAACTACCAGGATgagagagagacactcactcTCTCTAGACCAGGAGTGTCCAACttttgcccctccagctgttgttgaaataTAACTGGTAAAttatcagggatgatgggagtcataggcTAACATTTGTAGGAGGCCTGAAGATGGATACTCCTGATTTAGACTGTGAGTTTCTAGAGGCTACAAAGAATGCCAAGTGCCACCAACATCCAGTTTTTGTAGTGTTGGCATCACTTCCTCTCTGTCCTCCATACCCCAACTTCCATTTTGAAAAAACAGTCTGTAAGGACTCTGCTCTTGCCGTCTTGTGTCCTCAGAGTGGAGGGCTAAGAGTGGAGAGGTGAGCACACCTGTTTGCTCCGTCTCCTTTCTGTGTGAGCTCAGTAATCTCCTGGCGGCACAGCTGCAGGGATTATTGCACTCACcctttccccagcatttccaCTTTTCTCCTAGTATCCTTCCTCGTTGTCATCCCCAGGGCATTCAGATAGGGCCTGACACTCTGCAAAGTCTTGTTAAGGGGAAGAACTCCCATCTTTtgatattgatttgatttgatttgatttgatttatataccgcccttccaaaaaggctcagggcggtttacaacaggatagaaacaattaaaaccagttaacaattaaaatcaaaactgtaaaaacagaataaaatcaatttaaacattcaaacagcttttaaaagccctgggaaaccagggaaaccatttaaaacaatttaaaacagccctggaaggccaggccaaactgatagtttttaagggctctcctgaaagactgtaatgaactcaaattacggatttctgccgggagtgcattccacagcccaggagcagctacagagaaggcccacctctgagtcgccaccagatgaaccgatggtaactggagacagaccttctcagatgaccttaacgtgcagtgaggactagggatgtgcgaaatgtttcggatacaaaatgttttgtacccaaaacagcctgtttcgggtgttttgtagacaaaacaaaacacccacttccagatccaaaagttttgtatacaaaacaaaacgtccctgtttcggctacaaaacgttttgttgtttcagacctccattttgtggtgatgtctgagtcagtctccattttgtgtttgacatctctttgaatttcccacccttccagccttctgatcagtgacctaaatcatgggctgacattctgacaattccctccttgttccccatcggctcttttgcttcttcccactctttactgaccccacattggccaggggaagggttactaacccatggggtgctgggttctgttgtttctgtggtgttctgagtgtagattctctggtagcatatgagagtggattcttgtttttcactgaaaatctcatatgctactagaaaatctacaatgaacacctcagaaacaacaaaacccagtaccccacaggcttgtgggtatgggggtggttggcaccttatgtgcactacacaacccctcgctctgggcaaccccagtgtccccccaagtggaattatggggctgctgaaacctccattattccctatgggagaaatcttaaagacacgtaaacttcaacaaatcacaaaagatcagccctttgcccaattcctttgaaataattctggaagtttccttgcccccattgggcactaccacccaccacactctgctctgggtcatccctttccccttgatttgaagcgatacatttgctggaatccccattattctctatgggaaaattcttaaagatgtgtaaacttaaaaaacatatcaccaaaaaaatcagccctttgcctaattcctttgaaatttgggtggtagcttccacccattggacactaccaccaccacccactctttttgccctgggaccctttaaaaaaatccaaatcaattcggattcggattcagaaaatttggctaaaaaacaaaacagggctgattcagattcagaaaatttgggtacaaaacaaaacggggatgttttgattcggatacaaatcgcaacaagaaaattccaaaatgcacacccctagtgaggaccatgcagaagaaggcactctctaagataactcctCTTGTGGGACCACCAAAGTTGATTGCTCCTTTTGTGGTACCACCAAATCTGCCATAATGGCCATACTGAAATCTCTGGAGGCAGGAACCATTCCCTCTCCCCAGCTTCCGGAACCTTCTCTAGTGGCAgttgaattcattcattcattcatttattaaaagattgaatatgccacccaatccacagactcagaggGTGGTGTACAAGGCAAGAATAGCATTGTTCATTCCCTGAATGGCCTGTGGACCATCAGGGAATGAGCAGACCATTTGGGGGAAAGCCCTGGCAGGCCTGGTTGGTGCTGTGGCTCCCACTGATCCCTGAAACAGTTTCAAGACATTTCTTATCGACAAAGAGATTCATTTTAAGGGTAGATCAAATTATGTCCCATGAAGACCCAAACTCTGTGGGcaaaatccagactaagttagttacGACTAAACCCCACTGAAATTGGGGGACAAGTCAGATATAATTAATTTGGCTTGTGTatttcagtggtgtttagtcatgactaatttagccTAAATTCTTTCCTGTGCTCAgaacatataaataaaatggatgtAGACAGCTATTTTGCAATGCCCCTCCCACTTTTTGCCAGCTTTATTCCAaaaaccatttttatttatttgcacgtGCATATACAACACGTGGAATTTCTATACAAAGGGCACAATAGGGGAAGTATTGATTGGAGAACGCAGTGAAGAGGTCAGTGTGCAGGTATGCCAGCTCAAGAACATACATGCCTTCTAAGCAATGGAGCCATTCATAGATTTACCTACATGAGTTCAAAAATACCCGCGCAACATTGAGGTCTGGGGGGgattctttcttctcttttttaaagaaaactaagATTCTAAAGAATTTGGTTCCTGGATGAGACACCAGATTTCACAGGAATTCTGTGGGCATAAATTCACAGGTGAACTCCCCAGACAATTTGGCAACATGCAACTTGTATGGCCAATAAACATCTGTGTGGATAATCATGTACTAGCAAAATGCCCAACATTAGCACAGATGAGCGAATGGGGAATCCTTGTCAGTGTGGACTGGCCCTGAATATCAGAGTTGGAGGTGATGTCCACCACAATATAGAGGTGCACCTGTGGATATGTGACCCAGGAATGTAGGGGTTGCAGTACTCACCCAGCTCAGATCCATGGGCTCCAGAATATTTTTCAGGTCACAGATAGTTCTTGGGAAAGATCTACACATCTTGGGCATTAGTAAAGTTGCAGATGCAGGTTCTGGACTTTAGTAGAGAGTAGTGATTCCCAGAGCTGCTGGTCACATTAGATTATTAATATCTGAATCGGGGCCAGTTTATGCAGTCAACAGATCAAGTGCTAAAGCTGTTCCTGAACAAATTACTTCAGGCTGCAAGGGGAGGATTGAATGCTTGAAGTCCCCGCCCAAAAAATCTCCATGCACCTAGACAATCAAGATGACAGGGAAAGGGGTTCTGCCTAGTCTGCTTCCTGCCATGTTACATTTCTACATGGAAGGTaggagggagggtgggtttgattgtttttttgtgggggtttttagAGGAGCATTCAAGCACCTCACACCTTCTGCACCCTAAGGTGGTATAGTCTCAGGAAAAGCTTCACCACTTGATTATGCTGATTGTGTACATTGACCCTCCATCCTATCACACACATGCTTCACTAATGGATATCTTGACTGGCCAATCATGCTTCGGAATCTTACAATGGTGTGCAactttttcccccttccccaggtcctttccctctgctttcctcttcTCTATTGAGGTCCAGGTGACCATTGGTTTTGGAGGCAGAATGATGACCGAAGAGTGTCCCTTTGCCATCACTGTCTTGATTCTCCAAAACATTGTGGGCTTGATTATCAATGCAGTCATGCTTGGGTGCATCTTTATGAAAACTGCCCAGGCACACCGAAGAGCAGAGACGCTGATCTTCAGCCGCAATGCAGTAATTGCTGTCCGTAATGGCAGGCTTTGCTTCATGTTCCGGGTGGGTGACCTGAGAAAAAGCATGATCATCAGTGCCTCAGTGAGAATCCAGGTGGTAAGGAAGACCACAACCCCTGAAGGAGAAGTCATCCCTATCCACCAGCTAGACGTTCCAGTGGACAACCCCATTGAAAGCAACAATGTTTTCCTTGTAGCTCCACTAATCATAAGCCACATCATCGACAAAAGGAGTCCTCTTTATGATATCTCTGCCAATGACTTGGCCAACCAAGACCTAGAAATTATTGTAATACTTGAAGGTGTAGTGGAAACCACTGGCATCACCACGCAAGCGAGAACATCCTACATATCCGAAGAGATCCTCTGGGGCCATCGCTTCGTGCCCATTGTAACAGAAGAGGAAGGGGCCTATGCTGTCGACTACTCAAAGTTTGGCAACACTAGCAAAATAGCAGCTCCACGCTGCAGCGCCAGGGAACTGGATGAGAAGCCCTCCATCCTCATCCAGACCCTCCAGAAAAGCGAGCTGTCCCATCAGAACTCCTTGCGGAAGCGGAATTCCATGAGGAGGAACAACTCCATGAGGAGGAGCAACTCCATGAGGAGGAACAACTCTTCCTTCATAGTGCCCAAAGTCCAGTTTGTCACGCCTGAAGGAAACCAAAACACTCTGGAGACATGACAGGTCTCAATTGTAGCTCTTTTGTAGACATCAAAATGTTGTTTTTTATTCACGTTAAAAAAACCCATGTAAACTTGGTGGTAAAAGTAATGGAACTGAGGCTATTTATTATATGAAAGAACCAAGACAAGGCAGATAGACACACAAtagccttgttcacacaatcattcaaatctgggcttaatgtgggttaccaacattagcatgattgtgtgaatccacaccaaAGAAGGACTCTCAGAGTCACCTTTGGCCATAAATCACCTTgatgtgagttcacacaatcatgctaatgtcagtaaaccacattaaacctagatttgaatgtcTGTGTGAACCagcacactggctgatatcctgactaatgctgctcAACTTGTTCAATAAAGTGGCACTAGCACAAGAAGGTTGCATTGCTGAACTAAATCACAATGCTTTTAAGCACTGTACTCTATCATTCTTGTGCTATTGTACTATTGTGCAacagttccctgcaaaacatgaggcatgccacaggttgtgcaccttgttAAACAACACTAGTTGCAACTAACAACTGCAACAGTCTTGTGCTACCACAACATCCTCATGCAAGTGCAACgttagtcgggatgtcagccactgtaactaAGGTCTAGCTCTTTCAGAGCTGGTAAATCTGTTTTCTGGGCTGTACTACATGCTGCCAGTGGGGCTTACATGTCACCTCCTCCATGCGCAAAATTTCTTctacatagaaaactagatgtcaaggAGAAGGGTTGTAGCCTAGTCTTCTCTCTGATTTCTATGTATAGGAATCTCTTTTTTATGGGGAGCATTCTGCTTTGGGAGTTCCCACCTACTGTCTGAAGTGGTAGAGCTCAGAAACagatttaccacctcagtgagaattaGACTTGCTTCTTGacattgtggttttctttgggtgggttcagatgacatgaaaAAAGCTGAACCTGAGTTCAGCAGCAAGCCCAATATCCAGTGGCAAGGAGTGATAAGTCTCACCAATGTTGGTTTCTTTTGCCCTACTTATGGTTCCCGAGCTGACATCTGTACCCAACCAACTCTTGCTGACAGATGTTGGCTTCTGGACTGTAAGTCTGGTGAAAGAGGCTGATGCTGGCAGGTTCACATGGCACAACCAATGTTGGCTTCACCCTTGCACGGCCAGAAGTCGGGCTCACACACATATCTGTGGCTCCAGCTTCAGCAGCAAAGCTAACGTTTGCCAGTACGTGTGGAAC carries:
- the KCNJ8 gene encoding ATP-sensitive inward rectifier potassium channel 8; the encoded protein is MLARKSIIPEEYVLARIAAENLGKPRIRDCPRKARFIAKNGACNLAHKNIREQGRFLQDIFTTLVDLKWRHTLVIFTTSFLCSWLFFALVWWLVAFAHGDMDQRYPGDTDQACPVDGNVNQWKPCITCVRSFPSAFLFSIEVQVTIGFGGRMMTEECPFAITVLILQNIVGLIINAVMLGCIFMKTAQAHRRAETLIFSRNAVIAVRNGRLCFMFRVGDLRKSMIISASVRIQVVRKTTTPEGEVIPIHQLDVPVDNPIESNNVFLVAPLIISHIIDKRSPLYDISANDLANQDLEIIVILEGVVETTGITTQARTSYISEEILWGHRFVPIVTEEEGAYAVDYSKFGNTSKIAAPRCSARELDEKPSILIQTLQKSELSHQNSLRKRNSMRRNNSMRRSNSMRRNNSSFIVPKVQFVTPEGNQNTLET